ACAAATGGGGCCCCGGCACCACCGTCTATAAGGGTGCCAGCACCTGCGGTGGCTACTTCTCCCATAACGAAGGCACCCTCGCCCTCGGCCACAATTCCGCCCTCGGCACCGTCCGCCTCGAAGTCGGCGACCCGACCGGGGCCAAAGTCGTCACCCTCCAAGCCGCCGACGCCACCGCCCGCACCCTGGCCAACTACCTCGTCCTGAAAGCCAACACCCTCAACATCGGTCCCGGCGGCATCCTCACCTTCACCGGCCCCATCAATTTCGACTCGAACACCAAACCCGCCCGCATCATCGCCGTCAGCAACAGCTTTACCACCTTTTCCGGCGTCCTCACCAACACCTGCGGCCTCACCAAGCGTGGCCCGGGCACCCTCCTGCTGAGCGGCGCCAGCGCCAACACTTATGGCAGCGCTACCGCCAACGGCTACACCACCGTCAGTGCCGGCACCCTTAAGTTGAATAAGACTGCTGGCGTGGCAGCCGTCGCCAACGGCGCACTCATCCTCAACTCAGGCGGCAACCTCCTCCTGGGCGCCGCCAACCAGATCGGGGATGCACTCCCCATGACCCTGGCCGGGGGCGTGTTTCAGACCGCTGGCTTCAGCGAGCAACTCGGCGCGCTGACGCTCACCGCCAACTCCGTGATTGACCTCGGCGCTGGTGCCAGCGCGCTCGCGTTTGCGGCCAGCAGCGGCGTTGCCTGGAACGCTGGCACCACCCTGACCATCGCCAACTGGAACGGCTCAATTACCGGCGGCGGAACCGACCGTATCACCTTCGGCAGCGCCGCTTCGGGATTAACATCCGCCCAGGTCGGCCAAATCCGCTTTGCCAATCCTCCCGGCTTCCCTGCCGGCGACTACGCCGCCGCCATGCTCGGCACCGGCGAAGTCGTGCCTGCGACTGCACCGCCGATTATCACCACTCAACCTGCCGACCGGGTGGCGGTCGTGGGCGAGAGCGCGTCGTTCACCGTCACAGCCACCGGCACGCCAGCGCCCGCCTATCAATGGCGCTTGAACGGCACCAACCTCCCCGGCGCCACCACCTCGACCTTGCTAATCCCCAGCGTCACCCCCGGCGACGACGGCTCTTACTCGGTCCTGGTCACCAACCTCGCCAGCTCCATCAGCAGCGCCGACGCGGTCCTGACCGTTTACCCCTCGGCAGTGCCAACCCTGAGCAACCTGGCCTGCTCCGCGGATGGCTGCTTCCAGGTGAATCTGTCCGGCGTCCCCGGCGGCCGCTACGCCATCCTGGCCTCCACCGACCTGACCAATTGGACCGTCCTGGAAACCAATACCTCTCCCATCAACTTCACGGACACCAACTCCAGCAGCCTGTCCCGCCGGTTCTACCGCGCTCAATACGTCCCAAGCGAGGGGCCGTGACCCATCTCCACCCCAAGTGAGGTTGAGTTCGGCATTTACCGGAAGGCGCTCGATTGTCTCAACGGGAAGTATGCAAGCTTGTGGGATTCATCGGCGTCGCATGCGGCATCGTCAGCGGCGGTTTGACCGCCTGGTTCTTCAAGCTGAACCCGATTGAATCGCTGCATTGCGAGCAGGAACAACAGGCGGCTATCGGGCATCACTGCAACAGAGCCCTATAATATCGCTGGTTGGCGGTGGCTGGCGTATCCACGAACTCGAACAGGCCGTTCGTGTTGAGAAGGTTGGTCAGCGTCACCCAGTCCACGAAGTTGCTTGAACCCTGGATGGCGTATGTGAGACCGGGTTCGCCGCTGAGCAGCAGCCAGGGAGAGTGATTGGCCAGGAGCATCGTCTGCTCAAACCGGACGGGCCGGCTGAAGTGTTTCAAAATATCGGCCATGTAGGCGTTGCGGGCGCTGGTGGTGGTGATTGTCTCGAAGGGGAAGCCGAAGTAGATCACCTTGCCTCCACCGGCTGACCCGTCGTAGCGGACGGCCGCCGCGCCGCCGGCGTAACCCGGGTAGTTCAGCGCCGCCGTGGCCCCCGCACCTGTAGGCGTGACCGCGTCCGGGTATGCGACGGCGTAGATGCCGTGGCTGCCGTCGTCGAAGGCGCCGGTCGCATTGCCGCTGAAGATAGATCCGCCGGCAGGCGCGAAGTCATAGATCCCCGAATCATCGTTGGCGTTGCCATTGAGCGAGGCGTGGAGCCGGTTGTGCAGGAAGTTGCGGTCGGCGATGCTGGGGCCCGACGCGCGGTCGAGGTCCCAGGCGATTTCGGAGCCGGAGACAAAGAGGTGGCCGCCGTTGGCCAGGAACGCAGCTACCCTGGCCTGCGCGGCGGTGTTGAAAGTGCGGTCGGCGGTGGATTGGTTGCCGGATTCCCAGATGACGATGTGGTAGTTGGCGAGGTTGACCGTGTTGTTGGTAACGGCCTGGAGCTGGCAGGAATCGAAGCCCACGGACGAGGAGGCGCTGATGGCTTTGCCGTGCGCGACGACGTAGTCGAAGGCATTCGCGGAACGCGGCAGGACGCGGTCCATGGTGCCGGAGTTGGCGTTATGGCCGGGGGGTTTGTATTGCTGGGCGGTTGGGGTCTGGCGCAGGTTAAGGAACCGGTCGAAGCGCGTGAAGCCGTTCACGACGAGCACACGGCTGGACTGGGGGCTGGAGGCCTGCCGGCAACCGACCGTGGCGGAGGGGAAGGATTGGCCGCCGGCGTTGGTGGCGGCCACGCGGAAGTAATAATCGGTGTCCGCGGCCAGGCCGGTCAGGAGCAGGGAGGTCGAGCCGACGCCGCTCACGCCGACGGGGTTGCCGAAGCCGAAGCCATCTGTCGAGCGATAGACCACGTAGCCCGTCGCCGGCCCGCTGTTGCCCTCCGTCACGGGCGCCGACCAGGCGAGGAGAATGCCGCTGTTGGTGGCGATGGCGCGCACGTTGAACGGGGGCTCGGGCAGGAAATTCAGGGGCAAGCCGTCAAACTGGTTCATGTAGTACACCACGGCCTGATAGCTGGCGCGGGCGGTCAAGTTCCGGAACCTGGGGTCGCGCAGGAGCGCCGCGTCATACACGTTGTCGTGGAAGGCGACCTCGATGATGGTGGCGTCGAACTCGTCGCCGATATAGTTGTTGTTGATCTCGCCGAAGGCGAAGTCGCTGCGGGCGTAGGTGAGGCTGGAGCGGTTGTTGGTCCAGCCGTATTCGAAGGGCGGGGCGGTAATGGTCTTGCAGGCGTTGTTGATATTGGTGGCGATTATCTGGGCCAGGCGGCGCTGGTTGGGGGTGTCGGAGTTGGGGGCGACGTTGGTGGAGAGGGAAGGATCGTTGTAAAGCCCGACGTCGCCGCGCGCGGTGGGCGTGCCGCCCGAGGCGTTGGAGTGGAAGCCGATGTAGAGCCGCTTATACATGTTACCGGCCTCCTGGCGGTTCATTTCCCGGGCCATGCGCGGGGGCGCGGTCACATTGCCGTTGAGGTAGAGGTTGGGGTCCTGGCCCTGGCCGAGCGAGCGCTGCACCCAATACCGCGAGGATTCCTCCTCGCGCGGATACCCCGACACGCCCCCGCCGCGGTCCACGTCGCCCATGCCGTTGCCGAAGCGGATGGCATCGGCGATGACAACGCCGGTGAGGGGCGGCCCTTCGCCCAGGTTGCTGATCACAACCGAGCCACTGGCGGGGTTGGACCCGGCATTGAAGTAATACGTGCCGAGGTAAATCCAGCCGCTGCCGACCATGTGATGCGGCACGCGCACCAGAGACTGGCCTCCGGTGTGGTTGATGCGGTAAAGCTGGTTGGTCCGGTTGCCGCTGGTCAGGACCCATGTGTAAACGGGGTAGAACCCAGCCACGGGAATATTCGGGGTGTAGGTGGCAGTGGCCGTCTCGGTCGCCGAGACGCTGGCGAAGCGATAGGGCACCGCGCCCGCCTGCCCAAAATAGACCTCGTAAGTGCTATCCTCCCAGAACCCGCCCCAGGTCACCGCCGGGCTGACGTTGTCCAGCACCACTTCATTGGTCTGAAAGCCGACCGGGCGGAAGGGGACCACGGTGGCGCCCGCGTTGAAGCAGTAGAAGGCGAACATGGCCATCTGGTCAATGTTGCCGTAATCCTCGCTCATGCCGTTGA
This DNA window, taken from Candidatus Paceibacterota bacterium, encodes the following:
- a CDS encoding immunoglobulin domain-containing protein; protein product: SCLTHSATGQGPEYRTKYSYNGVVFDVPSSDSWGTDLAGYYGGFGYFLQDDPGTSLQRSTRLMEYVAAHGLTSALDTSPTISEARAEINANHPFVVLNDLTTSGHYITCIGYIQNQHSLIFNDPYGNKNVSYPGKAGAGAIYDWPGYNNGYQNLNTVYRYILARGTVSANTSWGSYWDLNAAATGAGAAPAGTWNSTSANWSSSANGTVATGPWAGQDAIFAAGTDATSAYTVSVSGTQMVANVLVQEGTVTFTGGRFYFLASSGTYYSNYVAAGATAIYNTPFGGTAAPDKWGPGTTVYKGASTCGGYFSHNEGTLALGHNSALGTVRLEVGDPTGAKVVTLQAADATARTLANYLVLKANTLNIGPGGILTFTGPINFDSNTKPARIIAVSNSFTTFSGVLTNTCGLTKRGPGTLLLSGASANTYGSATANGYTTVSAGTLKLNKTAGVAAVANGALILNSGGNLLLGAANQIGDALPMTLAGGVFQTAGFSEQLGALTLTANSVIDLGAGASALAFAASSGVAWNAGTTLTIANWNGSITGGGTDRITFGSAASGLTSAQVGQIRFANPPGFPAGDYAAAMLGTGEVVPATAPPIITTQPADRVAVVGESASFTVTATGTPAPAYQWRLNGTNLPGATTSTLLIPSVTPGDDGSYSVLVTNLASSISSADAVLTVYPSAVPTLSNLACSADGCFQVNLSGVPGGRYAILASTDLTNWTVLETNTSPINFTDTNSSSLSRRFYRAQYVPSEGP
- a CDS encoding fibronectin type III domain-containing protein; translation: MPFHRMLRLRLITPVVLTLLFAAAPRLSATQEPAPEPALPVRHTPDFPGLDSTPPPAVPKPDTPGVARADAVGPIAPAGTQPAGALSGRIVFTSAGHGWDWTGSAWALGRGVLNGMSEDYGNIDQMAMFAFYCFNAGATVVPFRPVGFQTNEVVLDNVSPAVTWGGFWEDSTYEVYFGQAGAVPYRFASVSATETATATYTPNIPVAGFYPVYTWVLTSGNRTNQLYRINHTGGQSLVRVPHHMVGSGWIYLGTYYFNAGSNPASGSVVISNLGEGPPLTGVVIADAIRFGNGMGDVDRGGGVSGYPREEESSRYWVQRSLGQGQDPNLYLNGNVTAPPRMAREMNRQEAGNMYKRLYIGFHSNASGGTPTARGDVGLYNDPSLSTNVAPNSDTPNQRRLAQIIATNINNACKTITAPPFEYGWTNNRSSLTYARSDFAFGEINNNYIGDEFDATIIEVAFHDNVYDAALLRDPRFRNLTARASYQAVVYYMNQFDGLPLNFLPEPPFNVRAIATNSGILLAWSAPVTEGNSGPATGYVVYRSTDGFGFGNPVGVSGVGSTSLLLTGLAADTDYYFRVAATNAGGQSFPSATVGCRQASSPQSSRVLVVNGFTRFDRFLNLRQTPTAQQYKPPGHNANSGTMDRVLPRSANAFDYVVAHGKAISASSSVGFDSCQLQAVTNNTVNLANYHIVIWESGNQSTADRTFNTAAQARVAAFLANGGHLFVSGSEIAWDLDRASGPSIADRNFLHNRLHASLNGNANDDSGIYDFAPAGGSIFSGNATGAFDDGSHGIYAVAYPDAVTPTGAGATAALNYPGYAGGAAAVRYDGSAGGGKVIYFGFPFETITTTSARNAYMADILKHFSRPVRFEQTMLLANHSPWLLLSGEPGLTYAIQGSSNFVDWVTLTNLLNTNGLFEFVDTPATANQRYYRALLQ